In Halovulum dunhuangense, one genomic interval encodes:
- a CDS encoding gluconokinase: protein MTGRFVVMGVSGCGKSHIGAAFAEVIGARFFDGDDLHPRANVAKMSAGVPLTDADRAPWLERVGGALRHPGTVIACSALRRAYREAINDAAGAPVTYLFLNGEREILLDRMTRRDGHFMSPALLDSQIATLEAPGPDEICVTADIDAPPRAIVARFLSGLLEEPE from the coding sequence ATGACCGGGCGTTTCGTGGTCATGGGGGTGTCGGGATGCGGCAAGTCGCATATCGGCGCTGCCTTCGCCGAGGTCATCGGCGCGCGCTTCTTCGACGGGGATGACCTGCACCCCAGGGCGAATGTCGCCAAGATGTCCGCCGGCGTGCCGCTTACCGATGCCGACCGCGCCCCCTGGCTGGAGCGCGTCGGCGGCGCGCTGCGCCACCCGGGCACGGTGATCGCATGCTCTGCGCTGCGCCGCGCCTATCGCGAGGCGATCAACGATGCGGCGGGCGCCCCCGTGACCTACCTGTTCCTGAACGGGGAGCGCGAAATATTGTTGGATCGGATGACCCGGCGCGACGGGCATTTCATGTCCCCCGCGCTGCTTGACAGCCAGATCGCCACGCTGGAGGCGCCGGGTCCGGACGAGATCTGCGTGACCGCGGATATCGACGCGCCGCCGCGCGCCATCGTGGCGCGTTTCCTGTCCGGATTGCTGGAGGAACCGGAATGA
- a CDS encoding NAD(P)-dependent oxidoreductase: MSLNIAVIGAGAMGGAIGTRLLETGQALQVFDLDAQRVADLVALGARAAPSAAMAAAASDYVITSLNSPAIVEAAVFGPAGVAAGARPGTLVIDMSSIDPEATRAMAARAAEAGLRWVDSPLSGGAPKALIGELTLMAGGAAEDVAEAHAVLRHVASNYTHMGPVGAGQTTKLINQVLCGLGFLAVAEATKLALDAGVEAAKVPVALRGGRADSAILQEYMPRFATRDYRRTGRIDNMVKDLEGAHDLARRTHTAMPLTALCLEIHRMLTAAGLGGEDQAALMEFFTGARGPME; this comes from the coding sequence ATGAGCCTGAATATCGCCGTGATCGGTGCGGGCGCGATGGGCGGCGCCATCGGCACGCGCCTGCTGGAGACCGGCCAGGCATTGCAGGTCTTCGACCTGGACGCGCAGCGGGTGGCCGACCTGGTGGCGCTTGGCGCCCGGGCCGCGCCCAGTGCCGCGATGGCCGCCGCGGCATCGGATTACGTCATCACCTCGCTCAATTCGCCCGCGATCGTCGAGGCGGCCGTGTTCGGCCCCGCGGGGGTGGCGGCCGGTGCGCGCCCCGGCACGCTGGTCATCGACATGTCCTCGATCGATCCCGAAGCCACCAGGGCGATGGCCGCGCGGGCTGCCGAAGCCGGGCTGCGTTGGGTCGACAGCCCCCTGTCGGGCGGTGCGCCCAAGGCATTGATCGGCGAATTGACCCTGATGGCGGGCGGCGCGGCGGAGGACGTGGCCGAGGCGCATGCCGTGCTGCGCCATGTCGCGTCGAACTACACCCATATGGGGCCGGTCGGGGCCGGGCAGACCACCAAGCTGATCAACCAGGTGCTGTGCGGGCTGGGGTTCCTGGCGGTGGCCGAGGCGACGAAACTGGCGCTGGACGCGGGGGTCGAGGCCGCCAAGGTGCCGGTCGCACTGCGCGGCGGGCGGGCCGACAGCGCGATCCTTCAGGAATACATGCCGCGCTTTGCGACCCGGGACTACCGCCGCACCGGGCGCATCGACAACATGGTCAAGGATCTGGAAGGCGCCCACGACCTTGCCCGGCGGACCCATACCGCGATGCCGCTGACCGCGCTTTGCCTGGAGATCCACCGCATGCTGACGGCGGCAGGTCTGGGCGGCGAGGACCAGGCGGCCCTGATGGAATTCTTCACCGGCGCAAGGGGACCAATGGAATGA
- a CDS encoding ATP-binding cassette domain-containing protein, giving the protein MRGITKRFGGVVALDGVDLDAYAGEVLAIVGDNGAGKSTLIKILTGVYQPTSGHIELDGRRFTMADHSDAIANGIDAVYQNLAIADHLTPAQNLFLGAELTRKVMGLTVLDNARMEREATEVLRTRLGVELRDMNVPTESLSGGQRQAVAIARAVRHKDLRVLVMDEPTAALGPQETARTLGLIKTLRDQGLAVIVISHSLDDVFEISDRVHVQRRGTCAGVVRTADVTVENVLGLITGAKATAA; this is encoded by the coding sequence ATGCGGGGAATCACCAAGCGCTTCGGCGGGGTGGTGGCGCTGGACGGGGTGGATCTCGATGCCTATGCGGGCGAGGTTCTGGCCATAGTCGGCGACAACGGCGCGGGGAAATCCACGCTGATAAAGATCCTGACCGGGGTCTATCAGCCCACATCGGGCCATATCGAACTGGACGGCCGGCGCTTCACCATGGCCGATCATTCCGACGCGATCGCCAATGGCATCGACGCGGTCTATCAGAACCTGGCCATCGCCGATCACCTGACGCCTGCCCAGAACCTGTTTCTGGGGGCGGAGCTGACGCGCAAGGTCATGGGTCTGACGGTGCTCGACAACGCGCGCATGGAGCGCGAGGCGACCGAGGTGCTGCGCACCCGCCTGGGTGTGGAACTGCGCGACATGAATGTGCCCACCGAAAGCCTGTCGGGCGGCCAGCGGCAGGCCGTCGCCATCGCCCGCGCGGTCCGGCACAAGGACCTGCGCGTGCTGGTGATGGACGAGCCCACAGCCGCGCTGGGCCCGCAGGAGACCGCGCGCACGCTGGGCCTGATCAAGACGCTGCGCGACCAGGGGCTGGCGGTGATCGTCATTTCCCACTCGCTCGACGATGTGTTCGAGATCTCGGACCGCGTGCATGTGCAGCGGCGCGGCACCTGTGCTGGCGTCGTGCGTACCGCGGATGTCACCGTCGAGAACGTTCTTGGCCTGATCACGGGCGCCAAGGCCACGGCCGCCTGA
- a CDS encoding ABC transporter permease: protein MTTATPATAPARPEGLIARIEPYMGVFGPLVMIVMIAAFMGAVEPARYFRLSNMNQILLDAALYMPMAMAMTFVITQRGIDLSIGSVAALSAIIIAFLMKQYGFPAWVCVFIALGLGGTMGMINGLVITRLKVPDLIGTLAMDLVYRGFALVLAKGLVLARFPDLITEIGRGQMFGILPTPVVIGLITMVVGYFLLRSTHFGRYTIAIGSNPEASEMTGVSVDRHKVYAYTLMGAMAALAGMMLLGKLNAIQATSAPYFNLHVIAAVVVGGTSLFGGRPSIVGSLAGVLLLSMMINALVTLRIEFFWQSVASGVVIILSVAAYAWLQKKDRDGAASIGAAMANPDNRKILLLALVLAAVLTVLIAIGAVLATPPGASG from the coding sequence ATGACCACAGCCACCCCTGCCACGGCGCCCGCCCGTCCCGAGGGACTGATCGCCCGCATCGAGCCCTACATGGGCGTTTTCGGGCCCCTGGTGATGATCGTGATGATCGCGGCCTTCATGGGCGCGGTCGAGCCGGCCCGCTATTTCCGCCTGTCCAACATGAACCAGATCCTGCTGGATGCGGCGCTCTACATGCCGATGGCGATGGCGATGACCTTCGTCATCACCCAGCGTGGCATCGACCTGTCGATCGGGTCGGTCGCGGCGCTTTCGGCGATCATCATCGCCTTCCTGATGAAGCAATACGGCTTTCCGGCCTGGGTCTGCGTCTTCATCGCGCTGGGGCTGGGCGGGACGATGGGCATGATCAACGGCCTTGTCATCACGCGGCTCAAGGTGCCCGACCTGATCGGGACGCTGGCGATGGACCTGGTCTATCGCGGCTTCGCGCTGGTGCTGGCAAAGGGGCTGGTGCTGGCCCGGTTCCCCGATCTGATCACCGAGATCGGGCGCGGCCAGATGTTCGGCATTCTGCCCACGCCGGTGGTGATCGGGCTGATCACGATGGTCGTGGGGTATTTCCTGCTGCGCAGCACCCATTTCGGGCGCTACACCATCGCCATCGGATCGAACCCCGAGGCGTCGGAGATGACCGGCGTGTCGGTGGACCGGCACAAGGTCTATGCCTACACGCTGATGGGGGCGATGGCCGCGCTGGCGGGGATGATGCTGCTGGGCAAGCTGAACGCGATCCAGGCGACGTCGGCGCCCTATTTCAACCTGCATGTCATCGCGGCAGTCGTGGTCGGGGGCACGTCGCTGTTCGGCGGGCGCCCGTCCATCGTGGGCTCGCTGGCGGGCGTGCTGCTGTTGTCGATGATGATCAACGCGCTTGTCACGCTGCGGATCGAGTTCTTCTGGCAATCGGTCGCGTCGGGCGTCGTCATCATCCTGTCGGTCGCGGCCTATGCCTGGTTGCAGAAGAAGGACCGCGACGGGGCCGCCTCGATCGGGGCGGCGATGGCCAACCCCGACAATCGCAAGATCCTGCTGCTGGCACTGGTCCTGGCCGCCGTGCTGACGGTTCTGATCGCCATCGGCGCGGTGCTGGCCACCCCGCCGGGGGCCAGCGGCTGA
- a CDS encoding substrate-binding domain-containing protein, translated as MKPKITAAFLGLASALALTTGMAMADGHLPLVALPDDGERDFWLPEQVNVPGTLEALQAVTGEPAVPFTGTLEEPIQIALIYPSADTSDFWARNYIAMTRRLDELGIPYETTEFASRQIEHSLQATYASQVDQDADIYDFVIFGPSELATQADNIDKLAGNPDLTTFVWAFHTPLQYLENQPANWFDFSSSLGASVMCDYMLERLGNDVTYAMNRGIPGITDNQRSGEWAACVEERGNWTLAYEHYGEYTNEGGFEGTSLMLQAYPEATVIHNANTAMAMGSVEAQVSVGAAETVFSTGWGGTGLELDAIRRGELDATPMRMGDDVGAATAEAIRYHLEGRADELPFVFLGRITVAHDQMSEEELAALEQEAFRFSGIQPLER; from the coding sequence ATGAAACCGAAGATAACCGCTGCATTCCTGGGCCTTGCCTCGGCACTGGCCCTGACGACCGGAATGGCCATGGCCGACGGGCATTTGCCGCTGGTGGCATTGCCCGACGACGGCGAACGCGATTTCTGGCTGCCGGAGCAGGTCAACGTGCCCGGTACGCTCGAGGCGCTTCAGGCCGTCACGGGAGAGCCGGCCGTGCCCTTCACGGGGACGCTGGAGGAACCGATCCAGATCGCGCTGATCTATCCCTCGGCGGATACCTCGGATTTCTGGGCGCGCAACTACATCGCGATGACCCGGCGACTGGACGAGCTGGGCATTCCCTACGAGACCACGGAATTCGCCAGCCGCCAGATCGAGCATTCCCTCCAGGCGACCTATGCGTCGCAGGTCGACCAGGATGCCGACATCTACGATTTCGTCATCTTCGGGCCGTCCGAACTGGCCACCCAGGCCGACAACATCGACAAGCTGGCGGGCAACCCGGACCTGACCACCTTTGTCTGGGCGTTTCACACGCCCCTGCAATACCTGGAGAACCAGCCCGCCAACTGGTTCGATTTCTCTTCGTCGCTGGGTGCGTCGGTCATGTGCGACTACATGCTCGAACGTCTCGGCAACGACGTGACCTATGCGATGAACCGGGGCATTCCGGGCATCACCGACAACCAGCGCTCGGGCGAATGGGCGGCCTGCGTGGAGGAGCGGGGCAACTGGACACTGGCCTACGAGCATTACGGCGAATACACCAACGAGGGCGGGTTCGAGGGCACCTCGCTGATGTTGCAGGCCTATCCCGAAGCGACGGTGATCCACAACGCCAACACCGCGATGGCGATGGGGTCGGTCGAGGCGCAGGTCTCCGTGGGGGCGGCCGAGACCGTCTTCTCGACGGGCTGGGGCGGCACCGGGCTTGAACTTGACGCGATCCGCCGGGGCGAGCTGGACGCAACGCCGATGCGCATGGGCGACGATGTGGGCGCCGCCACCGCCGAGGCAATCCGCTATCACCTCGAGGGCCGGGCGGACGAACTGCCCTTCGTCTTCCTGGGGCGGATCACCGTGGCGCATGACCAGATGAGCGAAGAGGAACTGGCCGCGCTGGAGCAGGAGGCCTTCCGCTTCTCGGGCATCCAGCCGCTCGAACGCTGA
- a CDS encoding LacI family DNA-binding transcriptional regulator, protein MQRSVKMKDVARAAGVSVMTVSRAFRKDASVRPETRDAILKVAEDLGYVFDSTAANLRSQKTDFVAVTIPSINNANFAETVAGLSEVLSNEGLQVLLAYTNYDIAQEERAIEQLLRRRPEAIVVTGGKHTPRARRLLEGAGIPVVEAWDLPADPIGHVVGFSNAATMEAMVDHLVAQGYTRIAFIGGDADADTRGADRRRGFIAAMAAHGLTCDRLIEAGPPPISMREGAEAMGRLLDMHPDTQAVVCVSDLSAFGALTECQRRGLGVPRDIAVAGFGAYEIANVCVPTLTTVDPFPRSIGEEVANLILHALDHPGERLIRKLSPRLVIAASTQVRSD, encoded by the coding sequence ATGCAGCGTTCGGTCAAGATGAAGGATGTCGCGCGCGCCGCGGGCGTGTCGGTCATGACGGTCAGCCGCGCCTTCCGCAAGGATGCCTCGGTCCGGCCGGAGACCCGCGACGCGATCCTGAAGGTGGCCGAGGACCTGGGCTATGTCTTCGACAGCACGGCCGCCAACCTGCGCTCCCAGAAGACGGATTTCGTCGCCGTCACGATCCCCTCGATCAACAACGCGAACTTCGCCGAGACGGTGGCCGGCCTGTCGGAGGTCCTGTCGAACGAGGGGCTTCAGGTCCTGCTGGCCTATACCAATTACGACATCGCGCAGGAGGAGCGTGCGATCGAGCAATTGCTGCGCCGCCGTCCCGAGGCGATCGTGGTGACAGGCGGCAAGCACACGCCGCGCGCCCGCCGCCTGCTTGAAGGGGCGGGCATCCCCGTGGTCGAGGCCTGGGACCTGCCCGCCGATCCGATCGGGCATGTCGTCGGCTTCTCGAACGCGGCCACCATGGAGGCGATGGTCGACCATCTCGTCGCGCAAGGCTACACGCGCATCGCCTTCATCGGGGGTGACGCCGATGCCGATACCCGGGGCGCCGACCGTCGGCGCGGCTTCATCGCGGCGATGGCGGCCCATGGCCTGACCTGTGACCGCCTGATCGAAGCCGGCCCGCCGCCGATCTCGATGCGTGAAGGGGCCGAGGCGATGGGCAGGCTTCTGGATATGCACCCCGACACGCAGGCGGTGGTCTGCGTGTCGGACCTGTCGGCCTTTGGCGCACTAACCGAATGCCAGCGGCGCGGACTGGGCGTGCCCCGGGACATCGCGGTTGCGGGGTTCGGCGCCTATGAAATCGCGAATGTCTGCGTGCCGACGCTTACCACGGTCGATCCGTTCCCGCGCAGTATCGGCGAGGAAGTCGCCAACCTGATCCTCCACGCCCTCGATCATCCGGGCGAGCGGTTGATCCGCAAGCTGTCGCCCCGGCTGGTTATCGCTGCCTCGACGCAGGTGCGCAGCGATTGA